In the Magnetospira sp. QH-2 genome, one interval contains:
- a CDS encoding alpha/beta hydrolase, translating to MSIRFHLTLLAVIAALVVGAWEYRADLRRVFDALLVVQDMVPAVEQSWLDQETPAPTFKPIAYQARGRTYQGELVEPGTPPKGALVLIPGADQAGRTHPAFRDLAETLARAGFTILMPEVPGLRGLELRADGAQAIADAAIYLGQASDGTVGMLAVSYAVGPMMLAALDADVAARVDWLLGIGGYHDSTAVITFLTTGFHRNINGAWYHREPAPYAKWAFLKANAALLPDPQDGQYLASLAASGGAPDGLAMGLPLGLGGGARAVMALLDNKQPEKVPALMAELPITVSKEIAALNLAQRDFSALKPKLILVHGRDDPLIPATQSQALAAAVPEDRVDLTILQSLKHVTFDAFSVGDAYRLWRVVYMLLHERDRTTP from the coding sequence ATGAGTATCCGTTTTCATCTGACCTTGTTGGCGGTGATTGCCGCTTTGGTGGTGGGGGCCTGGGAATACCGGGCCGACCTGCGGCGGGTGTTCGATGCGCTGCTGGTGGTGCAGGACATGGTGCCGGCGGTGGAGCAAAGCTGGCTCGACCAGGAGACTCCCGCGCCGACCTTCAAGCCCATCGCCTATCAGGCCCGGGGGCGGACCTATCAAGGGGAACTGGTCGAACCGGGCACGCCGCCCAAGGGCGCGTTGGTGCTGATCCCCGGCGCCGACCAGGCCGGGCGCACCCATCCGGCATTCCGCGACTTGGCCGAAACCCTGGCCCGGGCCGGGTTCACCATCTTGATGCCCGAGGTCCCGGGGCTGCGCGGTCTGGAACTGCGCGCCGACGGTGCCCAAGCCATCGCCGACGCGGCCATTTACCTGGGCCAGGCCAGCGATGGCACGGTGGGCATGCTGGCGGTGTCCTATGCGGTGGGGCCGATGATGCTGGCGGCTTTGGATGCCGACGTGGCGGCACGGGTGGATTGGCTGCTGGGCATCGGCGGCTATCATGACAGCACGGCGGTGATTACCTTCCTGACCACCGGCTTTCATCGCAACATCAATGGCGCCTGGTACCACCGGGAGCCCGCCCCCTACGCCAAATGGGCCTTCCTCAAGGCCAATGCCGCCCTGCTGCCCGATCCCCAGGACGGGCAATACCTTGCCTCTCTGGCGGCCAGCGGCGGCGCGCCCGATGGTCTGGCCATGGGCCTGCCCCTGGGATTGGGCGGCGGCGCGCGGGCGGTGATGGCACTGTTGGACAACAAACAGCCGGAAAAGGTCCCCGCGCTGATGGCCGAGTTGCCCATCACGGTGAGCAAGGAGATCGCCGCCTTGAATCTGGCCCAGCGCGATTTTTCCGCTCTGAAACCGAAACTGATTTTGGTGCATGGCCGCGACGATCCATTGATCCCGGCGACCCAGAGCCAGGCCCTGGCTGCCGCCGTGCCCGAAGATCGGGTGGATCTGACCATCCTTCAAAGCCTCAAACACGTCACTTTCGACGCCTTCAGTGTCGGTGATGCCTATCGGCTCTGGCGAGTGGTATATATGCTGCTCCATGAGCGGGATCGCACCACACCATAG
- a CDS encoding ATP-binding protein, translating into MTDNETMALLNRIADALDRLAPPATDGLTLPEGDAFVWQADAPRLVPVPRVNRLPLALLKGIERQIETLLANTRRFAEGLPANNALLWGARGTGKSSVIKAVHGSLVADNPGGLALVEIHREDIPTLPQLLTALRHSQRRCLVFCDDLSFDADDTSYKSLKAVLEGGIEGRPENVLFYATSNRRHLMARDMIENERSTAIHASEAVEEKVSLSDRFGLWIGFHNIDQDTFFAIIEGYADQYGLSVDREALRARAVEWSMTRGARSGRVAWQFIQDLAGELGQRIDG; encoded by the coding sequence ATGACCGACAACGAGACCATGGCCCTTCTGAACCGCATCGCCGATGCCCTGGACCGGCTGGCACCGCCTGCCACCGATGGCCTCACTCTGCCCGAAGGCGACGCCTTTGTCTGGCAGGCGGACGCGCCTCGATTGGTGCCTGTCCCCCGGGTCAATCGGCTGCCCTTGGCTCTGCTCAAGGGCATTGAGCGGCAGATCGAGACCCTGCTGGCCAATACCCGCCGCTTCGCCGAAGGACTGCCCGCCAATAACGCGTTGCTGTGGGGCGCCCGGGGCACCGGCAAAAGCTCGGTGATCAAGGCGGTCCATGGATCCCTGGTGGCGGATAACCCCGGCGGCTTGGCCTTGGTGGAGATTCACCGCGAGGACATCCCCACCCTGCCTCAACTGCTCACCGCCCTGCGCCATAGCCAACGGCGCTGTCTGGTTTTCTGTGACGATCTATCCTTTGACGCCGATGACACCAGCTACAAATCCCTGAAAGCCGTGCTGGAAGGTGGTATCGAAGGACGGCCGGAGAATGTCTTATTCTATGCCACCTCCAACCGGCGCCACCTCATGGCCCGGGATATGATCGAAAATGAACGCTCAACGGCCATCCATGCCTCGGAAGCGGTCGAGGAAAAAGTTTCCCTGTCTGACCGCTTCGGCTTGTGGATCGGCTTTCACAATATCGATCAAGACACCTTCTTTGCCATCATCGAAGGCTATGCGGATCAATACGGGCTGTCGGTGGACCGGGAGGCGTTGCGGGCCCGGGCGGTGGAATGGTCCATGACCCGAGGGGCCCGGTCGGGCCGCGTCGCCTGGCAGTTTATCCAGGACCTGGCCGGTGAGCTTGGGCAACGGATCGATGGCTGA
- the secD gene encoding protein translocase subunit SecD, with product MVYMAKWKVILIIVVGLLGLSFALPNLVDRQTAEGLPSFIPSQQVNLGLDLQGGSHMLLEVDLKTVIRERMDSIVDSARAELRKAKIRYDDLNNGGDKVTLRIKDLERMEQAHDLIYAADRETLVTDGDNGLITVVLTEQAAKARITSAVEQSIEIVRRRIDETGTREPTIQRQGEDRILVQLPGVKDPERIKALLGQTAKMTFHLVDIKTDLNEALSGRVPPRSMLVPSADEIDPASGQPRMYVVHKRVQLSGENLEGSQPTFDQQNRPVVSFSFDGIGGRKFAKITTENTGKPFAIVLDGKVISAPRINEPILGGSGIITGGFSVQEASDLALLLRAGALPAPLTILEERTVGPGLGADSIAAGKIASIIGLVLVIVFMGAAYGLFGLMANVALLVNLVLIVGALSALQATLTLPGIAGIVLTIGMAVDANVLIFERIREEGRIGRTPIAAIDAGYQRALTTIIDANVTTLIAAMLLFSFGSGPVKGFAVTLAIGIVTSMFTAIMVTRLMVVTWLRSKRPSALPI from the coding sequence ATGGTCTACATGGCCAAATGGAAGGTGATCCTGATCATCGTGGTCGGGCTATTGGGGTTGTCATTTGCTCTGCCCAACCTGGTGGATCGGCAAACGGCGGAAGGGCTGCCGTCCTTCATTCCCAGTCAACAGGTGAACCTGGGCCTGGATCTGCAGGGCGGTTCGCACATGTTGCTGGAGGTGGATCTCAAAACGGTCATCCGTGAGCGCATGGACTCCATCGTCGATAGCGCCCGGGCGGAACTGCGCAAGGCCAAAATCCGATATGACGATCTGAACAACGGCGGCGACAAGGTCACCCTGCGCATCAAGGACCTGGAAAGAATGGAGCAGGCCCATGACCTGATCTATGCGGCCGACAGGGAAACCCTCGTCACCGATGGCGACAACGGTTTGATCACAGTGGTCCTCACCGAGCAAGCGGCCAAGGCACGCATTACCTCGGCGGTGGAACAGTCCATCGAGATCGTGCGGCGGCGTATTGATGAAACCGGCACCCGTGAGCCGACCATTCAGCGTCAAGGGGAAGACCGGATCCTGGTGCAATTGCCCGGCGTCAAGGATCCCGAGCGGATCAAGGCCCTGCTCGGACAGACCGCCAAGATGACCTTCCACCTGGTGGACATCAAGACCGACCTCAACGAGGCGTTGAGCGGTCGGGTTCCGCCGCGGTCCATGTTGGTTCCTTCGGCCGATGAGATTGATCCGGCCAGTGGCCAGCCGCGCATGTATGTGGTCCATAAACGGGTGCAGTTGTCCGGCGAAAACCTAGAGGGTAGCCAGCCGACCTTCGATCAGCAGAACCGCCCGGTGGTGTCGTTCAGTTTTGACGGCATCGGCGGGCGCAAGTTCGCCAAGATCACCACGGAAAACACCGGCAAACCCTTTGCCATCGTGCTCGACGGAAAAGTGATCAGCGCGCCGCGCATCAACGAGCCGATCCTGGGTGGGTCGGGGATCATCACCGGCGGTTTTTCGGTACAGGAAGCCAGCGATCTGGCCCTGCTGCTGCGCGCTGGCGCGCTGCCCGCACCGCTGACCATCCTTGAGGAACGCACCGTTGGCCCGGGGCTCGGCGCGGATTCCATCGCCGCCGGTAAGATCGCCTCGATCATTGGCCTGGTGCTGGTGATTGTCTTCATGGGCGCTGCCTATGGCCTGTTCGGGTTGATGGCCAATGTGGCTTTGCTGGTCAATCTGGTACTCATCGTCGGTGCCCTGTCGGCTTTGCAGGCAACCCTGACCCTGCCCGGTATCGCCGGAATCGTGCTGACCATCGGTATGGCGGTGGATGCCAACGTGCTGATCTTCGAGCGGATCCGCGAGGAAGGCCGCATCGGGCGAACGCCCATTGCCGCCATCGACGCCGGATATCAGCGCGCGCTGACCACCATCATCGATGCCAACGTGACCACCTTGATCGCGGCCATGCTGCTGTTCTCCTTCGGGTCCGGGCCGGTGAAGGGCTTCGCCGTCACTCTGGCCATCGGCATCGTGACCTCCATGTTTACCGCCATCATGGTGACCCGCTTGATGGTGGTCACCTGGTTGCGTAGCAAGCGCCCTTCGGCGCTGCCCATTTAA
- the flhA gene encoding flagellar biosynthesis protein FlhA yields the protein MAEPNATPPVPTNEGATPAEGGGGGTFLGPAQRFLNAAAHRGDIMLALGVTIILAVLILPMPRWLLDIALAFSITFSVLILMTALFIEKPLEFSAFPTVLLLATMIRLSLNLASTRLILANGHEGTGAAGAVIEAFGGFVMQGNFVIGIIVFGILVIVNFVVITKGSGRIAEVAARFTLDGMPGKQMAIDADLSSGMIDEEEARRRRKEVEDESNFFGSMDGAAKFVRGDAVAGLLITAINVIGGMVIGVAQMDLSWGEAAESYTRLTVGDGLVSQIPALIVSTAAGMVVTKSGLTGATEKALFTQLGSQPRALGMVSALLAALGLLTAMPTTPFLILSIAAGGSAWYLQQAQKRKAEADRIASERERIEAAAAPAEEPIANALKIDYLRLELGYGLLGLINTGTEGQRITDQIKALRRQIAQDMGFIMPSVRIQDNMQLPANTYVIRVKEIEAGRGDLRPNMLLVMDPRGEDLTLPGEQTKEPTFGLPAMWVESTHREEALFRGYTVVDPSTVVTTHLTEVIKDNMPELLSYAETQKIMDEMDKDHQKLVADMVPAQISVGGIQRTLQNLLNERISIRDLPTILEGISEACGYTRNILLITEHVRSRVARQISDTYVDDEGVLSLITLSPMWEQAFSDNLVGNGDDKQLAMPPSQLQEFINQLRDSFERQAMMGEMPVLLTSPANRPYVRSIVERFRPMTPVLSQNEIHPKARIKTVGQI from the coding sequence ATGGCAGAACCCAACGCCACGCCACCTGTGCCCACCAATGAAGGGGCAACTCCCGCCGAAGGGGGCGGGGGAGGTACGTTTCTAGGGCCCGCTCAGAGATTCCTCAACGCCGCCGCCCACCGTGGCGACATCATGCTCGCCCTGGGCGTCACCATCATCCTTGCGGTGCTGATCCTGCCCATGCCGCGTTGGTTGCTGGACATTGCTCTGGCCTTTTCGATCACCTTCTCGGTGCTCATATTGATGACCGCCTTGTTCATCGAAAAGCCGTTGGAATTCAGCGCTTTTCCAACGGTTTTGCTATTGGCGACGATGATACGGCTTTCGCTAAACCTCGCCTCGACACGATTGATCTTGGCCAATGGTCACGAGGGAACCGGGGCCGCGGGCGCGGTCATCGAGGCCTTTGGCGGCTTCGTCATGCAGGGCAATTTCGTCATTGGTATCATCGTCTTTGGCATCCTGGTGATTGTGAACTTCGTCGTCATCACCAAGGGTTCCGGTCGTATCGCCGAAGTGGCCGCCCGCTTTACCTTGGACGGCATGCCGGGCAAACAGATGGCCATCGACGCTGATTTGTCCTCGGGCATGATTGATGAAGAAGAAGCCCGCCGCCGCCGCAAGGAAGTGGAAGATGAATCCAACTTCTTTGGCTCCATGGACGGCGCTGCCAAGTTCGTCCGCGGCGATGCCGTGGCCGGTTTGCTGATCACCGCCATCAACGTGATCGGCGGCATGGTGATCGGTGTGGCGCAGATGGACCTGAGCTGGGGCGAGGCTGCAGAATCCTATACCCGGCTCACCGTCGGTGATGGCCTGGTTTCACAGATCCCGGCGCTGATCGTGTCCACCGCCGCCGGTATGGTGGTGACCAAATCCGGCCTGACGGGGGCAACGGAAAAAGCGCTGTTCACCCAGTTGGGCTCACAGCCTCGGGCGCTGGGCATGGTCTCGGCGTTGTTGGCGGCATTGGGTCTGTTGACCGCCATGCCGACAACACCCTTCCTTATTCTATCCATCGCCGCCGGTGGCAGTGCCTGGTACCTGCAACAGGCCCAAAAACGCAAGGCCGAGGCAGATCGGATTGCCTCGGAGCGCGAACGCATCGAGGCCGCCGCGGCCCCGGCGGAAGAGCCCATCGCCAATGCCTTGAAGATCGACTATCTCCGCCTGGAACTGGGCTATGGCCTGCTGGGCCTGATCAACACCGGCACCGAAGGCCAGCGGATCACCGACCAAATCAAGGCCCTGCGCCGCCAAATCGCCCAGGACATGGGCTTCATCATGCCGAGTGTGCGCATTCAGGACAACATGCAGCTACCCGCCAATACCTATGTCATTCGGGTCAAGGAAATCGAAGCCGGGCGCGGCGATCTGCGGCCCAACATGCTGCTGGTCATGGATCCGCGCGGCGAAGACCTGACTCTGCCCGGTGAACAGACCAAGGAGCCAACCTTCGGCCTGCCCGCCATGTGGGTGGAATCGACCCATCGGGAAGAGGCTCTGTTCCGAGGTTACACGGTGGTTGACCCCTCGACCGTGGTCACCACCCACCTGACCGAGGTGATCAAGGACAACATGCCGGAATTGCTGTCCTATGCCGAGACCCAGAAGATCATGGACGAGATGGACAAGGACCATCAGAAACTGGTGGCCGACATGGTCCCGGCACAGATCTCGGTGGGCGGCATTCAACGGACATTGCAGAATCTGCTCAACGAGCGCATCTCCATTCGCGACTTGCCGACCATCCTCGAAGGCATCTCCGAAGCCTGTGGCTATACCCGCAACATCCTGCTGATCACCGAGCATGTGCGCTCGCGCGTGGCGCGGCAAATCAGCGACACCTATGTGGATGACGAAGGCGTGTTGTCGTTGATCACTCTGTCTCCCATGTGGGAGCAGGCTTTCTCGGACAATCTGGTGGGCAACGGCGACGACAAGCAATTGGCCATGCCGCCCTCCCAATTGCAGGAATTCATCAACCAATTGCGTGATAGCTTCGAACGTCAGGCCATGATGGGCGAAATGCCGGTGTTGCTGACCAGTCCGGCCAATCGCCCTTATGTGCGCTCCATCGTTGAACGCTTCCGGCCCATGACTCCGGTGTTGTCACAAAACGAGATTCACCCCAAGGCCCGCATCAAGACCGTCGGCCAGATATAG
- the secF gene encoding protein translocase subunit SecF translates to MKGFNLIKPGTNIPFVSVHRPFFLISLLLVIGSVALFSLRGMNFGIDFQGGIVIEVRSEKAADIGHMRSVLGDLGLGEVSLQEFGAPTDVMIRVQRQEGGEKAQQIAVAKVKETLGDGFEYRRTEFVGPKVSEELFWSGLQAVGFAILAILIYIWFRFEWQFGMGAVVALVHDILSTIGLFAITQMEFNLSTVAAVLTIAGYSINDTVVVYDRVRENLRRYKSRPLPEVLNISINETLSRTVMTSVTTLLALLALYFLGGEVIRGFSIALIWGIVIGTYSSIFLAVPLMLYMNLPRRSGDKADGQAATEGA, encoded by the coding sequence ATGAAAGGCTTCAACCTTATCAAGCCGGGAACCAACATTCCGTTCGTTTCCGTGCACCGGCCGTTCTTCCTGATTTCGCTGTTGTTGGTCATTGGCTCGGTGGCACTGTTCAGCCTGCGTGGCATGAATTTTGGTATCGACTTCCAAGGCGGCATCGTCATCGAGGTGCGCTCCGAGAAGGCCGCCGACATCGGCCATATGCGCTCGGTTCTGGGCGACCTGGGCCTGGGCGAGGTCTCCTTGCAGGAGTTCGGCGCGCCCACCGACGTGATGATCCGCGTCCAACGTCAAGAAGGCGGCGAAAAGGCGCAACAGATTGCCGTGGCCAAGGTCAAGGAAACCCTGGGTGACGGCTTTGAATATCGACGCACGGAGTTCGTCGGTCCGAAGGTGTCCGAGGAGCTGTTCTGGTCCGGGTTACAGGCGGTGGGCTTCGCCATCCTGGCCATCTTGATCTATATCTGGTTCCGTTTCGAATGGCAGTTCGGCATGGGCGCCGTGGTGGCCCTGGTCCATGACATTCTTTCCACCATCGGCCTGTTCGCCATCACCCAGATGGAATTCAACCTGTCCACCGTGGCCGCCGTGCTAACCATCGCGGGCTATTCCATCAACGATACGGTGGTGGTCTATGACCGGGTGCGCGAGAACCTGCGACGCTACAAGTCCAGGCCGCTGCCCGAGGTGCTCAACATCTCCATCAACGAGACCCTGTCGCGCACGGTGATGACCTCGGTCACCACCCTGCTGGCCTTGCTGGCTCTGTACTTCCTTGGCGGCGAGGTCATTCGCGGCTTCTCCATCGCCTTGATCTGGGGCATCGTGATCGGCACCTATTCGTCGATCTTCCTGGCGGTTCCGCTGATGCTCTACATGAACCTGCCCCGGCGCAGCGGCGACAAGGCCGATGGCCAGGCGGCAACTGAGGGAGCCTGA
- a CDS encoding Mth938-like domain-containing protein, whose translation MARRQLREPDISLDITPLIPAGRQLIRGYGDGKFRIAETQHDGSVLVFADETLAWPVARWEDVTMDSLTPILDRAAEARLLLIGCGPAFVLPPRGLKKALKDDHGIVLEWMDTGAACRTFNVLLAEERAAAAALVAV comes from the coding sequence ATGGCCAGGCGGCAACTGAGGGAGCCTGACATTTCCCTCGACATTACCCCGCTGATCCCCGCCGGACGCCAACTCATCCGAGGCTATGGCGACGGCAAGTTTCGCATCGCCGAAACGCAACATGATGGATCGGTGCTGGTGTTTGCCGACGAGACACTGGCCTGGCCGGTGGCCCGCTGGGAAGACGTGACCATGGATAGTCTGACCCCCATCCTCGACCGGGCGGCGGAAGCCCGCCTGCTGCTGATCGGCTGCGGCCCGGCTTTCGTGCTGCCGCCCCGGGGCCTGAAAAAGGCCCTCAAGGACGACCACGGCATTGTCCTGGAATGGATGGATACCGGCGCCGCCTGCCGCACCTTCAACGTCCTGCTGGCCGAGGAACGGGCGGCGGCGGCGGCATTGGTCGCCGTGTGA
- the yajC gene encoding preprotein translocase subunit YajC, whose amino-acid sequence MFFSPAYAQAAPAAGGGDLISGLLPMVLIFAVFYFLLIRPQQKRAKEHKGMLAALRRGDKIVTNGGIIGTISKVVSDEEVTVEIAEGIKVRIMRAMIAQVMAKTEPAANDDTGAADDNKDGGDGKGKGGGLKKLLGGK is encoded by the coding sequence ATGTTCTTTAGCCCTGCTTATGCCCAGGCCGCCCCGGCGGCGGGAGGCGGCGACCTGATTTCCGGCCTGCTGCCGATGGTGCTGATCTTCGCGGTCTTCTACTTCCTGCTGATCCGCCCGCAGCAGAAGCGGGCCAAGGAACACAAAGGAATGCTGGCGGCCCTGCGTCGCGGCGACAAGATCGTCACCAACGGCGGTATCATCGGTACCATCTCCAAGGTGGTCAGTGACGAAGAAGTCACCGTCGAGATCGCCGAGGGCATTAAAGTCCGGATCATGCGGGCGATGATCGCCCAGGTCATGGCCAAGACCGAACCGGCGGCCAATGATGACACTGGTGCCGCCGATGACAATAAGGATGGTGGCGACGGCAAAGGCAAAGGCGGCGGCTTGAAGAAGCTGCTCGGCGGCAAGTAG
- a CDS encoding class I SAM-dependent methyltransferase, which yields MTKDLKAGLPAELFTFFEAMPRQGPGSEAVTECLYERFSSLMPARPKSADMGCGTGAAGIVLAEQGASVVGIDIHEPFLEAFEAEAVVRGVDDQVETRLASLAESGLDDESLDLVWSEGAVFTVGFDIALAEFMRVLKPGGLAVISECSWFQKDVPDELRTFWAGNYAGMRSVGENIVAAEQAGWRFLHTERLSSKVWELEFNAPMARLVESYRKVSDPAMVALAEDTAREIVLFRRHHALYGYAFFVLMKP from the coding sequence ATGACCAAAGATCTGAAGGCGGGGCTGCCCGCCGAGCTGTTCACCTTCTTTGAAGCCATGCCTCGCCAGGGCCCCGGTTCGGAAGCCGTTACCGAATGCCTGTACGAGCGCTTTTCCTCGCTCATGCCCGCACGTCCAAAGTCCGCCGATATGGGGTGTGGCACGGGGGCCGCCGGGATTGTGCTGGCGGAACAGGGCGCCTCGGTGGTGGGGATCGACATTCATGAACCGTTTTTGGAGGCCTTCGAGGCGGAAGCGGTGGTGCGTGGTGTCGATGATCAGGTCGAGACCCGGTTGGCCTCCTTGGCCGAGAGTGGCTTGGACGATGAAAGCCTCGATCTGGTCTGGTCCGAGGGCGCGGTCTTTACCGTCGGCTTCGACATTGCTTTGGCGGAGTTCATGCGAGTCTTGAAGCCTGGGGGGCTGGCCGTCATCTCTGAGTGTTCCTGGTTCCAAAAAGACGTTCCCGACGAGCTTCGGACCTTCTGGGCAGGCAACTACGCGGGCATGCGATCGGTGGGCGAAAACATCGTCGCCGCCGAACAGGCCGGATGGCGGTTTCTGCATACGGAACGCCTGTCCTCGAAGGTCTGGGAGTTGGAGTTCAACGCGCCCATGGCGCGGCTGGTGGAATCCTATCGAAAGGTAAGCGACCCGGCGATGGTCGCCTTGGCCGAGGACACGGCCCGAGAGATCGTCTTGTTCCGCCGCCATCACGCTCTTTATGGCTATGCCTTCTTTGTGCTGATGAAACCCTGA
- a CDS encoding MinD/ParA family protein, whose product MNTPTSNPTQQTPPGRGKNMIAVASGKGGVGKTWFAITLTHALAVRDYHTLLFDGDLGLANVDIQLGLMPKHDLGGVISGRMALNQATVHHEETGLDIIAGRSGSGSLANIPASRLQILTEDLRMLSATYDWVVMDLGAGVERTVRQMAELAGTCLVVSTDEPTSLTDAYAFIKVLHMERPATNIKIVVNMANSRKEGERTYNTLLKACEGFLKISPPLAGVIRRDPKIPDSIRAQMPLITRHPNSEAAQDVETIAKNLLD is encoded by the coding sequence ATGAACACACCGACCTCCAATCCGACCCAACAGACCCCGCCCGGTCGGGGTAAGAATATGATTGCCGTCGCATCGGGCAAGGGGGGCGTGGGCAAGACCTGGTTTGCCATCACCCTGACCCACGCCTTGGCTGTGCGCGACTATCACACTTTGCTGTTCGACGGGGATTTGGGCCTCGCCAACGTGGATATCCAATTGGGCTTGATGCCCAAGCATGATCTGGGCGGGGTCATCTCCGGTCGCATGGCTCTCAATCAAGCCACGGTTCATCACGAGGAAACCGGCCTGGACATTATCGCTGGTCGCTCCGGATCGGGCAGCCTGGCCAATATCCCAGCCAGCCGTTTGCAGATTCTCACCGAGGATCTGCGCATGCTGTCGGCAACCTATGACTGGGTGGTCATGGACCTGGGCGCCGGGGTCGAGCGCACGGTGCGGCAAATGGCCGAACTGGCCGGAACCTGTCTGGTGGTCAGCACCGACGAACCCACATCCCTCACCGATGCCTATGCCTTTATCAAGGTGCTGCACATGGAGCGCCCGGCCACCAACATCAAAATCGTGGTCAACATGGCCAATTCCCGCAAGGAAGGGGAGCGCACCTACAACACCCTGCTCAAGGCCTGCGAGGGCTTTTTGAAGATCTCGCCACCCTTGGCCGGTGTCATCCGCCGCGATCCCAAGATTCCCGATTCAATCCGCGCCCAAATGCCGCTGATCACCCGGCACCCCAATAGTGAAGCGGCCCAGGACGTGGAGACCATCGCGAAAAACCTCCTGGACTAA
- a CDS encoding sigma-54 dependent transcriptional regulator has protein sequence MRLLIVGTLEGQIGAASQIAIQRGAKVTHAETVEKALDSLRSGKGADLVMIDVAVDVASFIIQIEKERFHLPVVACGVGTDSQAAVMAIKAGAKEYIPLPPDAELIAGVLAAVTEEASAIVHKGSAMAQTLKLADQVAKSEASIMITGASGTGKELMARHIHKNSRRADKLFVAVNCAAIPENLLESELFGHEKGSFTGAVARRIGKFEEADGGTLLLDEISEMDVRLQAKLLRAIQEREIDRVGGTKPVKVDVRIIATSNRNMEEAVAAGQFREDLYFRINVVTVNLPSLTERPEDIAPLAEHFIRKYSEANEIAERPLADEAITALRAHAWPGNVRELENTMHRAVLLAQGKDIGSDAIMLSGSTGAPAAQGGTMAADGDARGLVGRTVAEVERDLIIDTLQHCLGNRTHAANILGISIRTLRNKLRQYTDEGIPVPMPGSGGLDPAGQKAY, from the coding sequence ATGCGATTGTTGATCGTCGGAACCCTCGAAGGGCAGATCGGCGCGGCCAGCCAGATCGCGATCCAACGCGGCGCCAAGGTCACCCATGCGGAGACCGTTGAGAAAGCCCTGGATTCCCTGCGATCGGGCAAAGGCGCCGATCTGGTAATGATTGATGTGGCGGTGGACGTGGCCTCCTTCATCATCCAGATCGAAAAAGAACGTTTTCATCTGCCGGTGGTCGCCTGCGGCGTCGGTACCGATAGCCAGGCTGCCGTCATGGCCATCAAAGCGGGCGCCAAGGAGTACATCCCTCTCCCGCCGGATGCCGAACTCATCGCGGGCGTGCTGGCTGCGGTTACCGAGGAAGCCAGTGCCATTGTCCACAAGGGTTCAGCCATGGCGCAGACCCTGAAATTGGCGGATCAAGTGGCCAAGAGCGAGGCCAGCATCATGATCACCGGCGCCTCGGGCACCGGCAAGGAACTCATGGCGCGCCATATCCATAAAAACAGCCGTCGAGCCGATAAACTCTTTGTCGCCGTTAACTGCGCCGCCATTCCGGAAAACCTGCTGGAAAGCGAACTGTTCGGCCATGAAAAAGGTTCCTTTACCGGGGCGGTGGCGCGTCGGATCGGCAAATTCGAGGAAGCCGACGGCGGCACATTGCTGCTGGACGAGATTTCTGAAATGGATGTCCGCTTGCAGGCCAAATTGCTGCGCGCCATTCAGGAACGAGAAATCGACCGGGTCGGCGGCACCAAGCCGGTCAAAGTGGATGTGCGCATCATCGCCACTTCCAACCGCAACATGGAAGAAGCCGTTGCCGCCGGACAGTTCCGCGAGGACCTCTATTTCCGGATCAACGTGGTCACGGTAAATCTGCCCTCGCTTACCGAACGGCCCGAGGATATTGCCCCCCTGGCCGAGCACTTCATCCGCAAGTATTCCGAAGCCAATGAAATTGCCGAGCGCCCCCTGGCCGACGAAGCGATTACCGCCCTGCGCGCCCATGCCTGGCCCGGCAACGTGCGGGAGCTGGAAAACACCATGCATCGCGCCGTTCTTTTGGCCCAGGGCAAGGACATCGGCTCCGACGCCATCATGTTGTCCGGCTCGACCGGCGCGCCCGCCGCACAAGGCGGCACAATGGCAGCCGATGGCGATGCCCGGGGATTGGTCGGACGCACCGTGGCCGAAGTCGAGCGGGATCTGATCATCGATACACTGCAACATTGTCTGGGCAACCGCACCCATGCGGCCAACATCCTCGGCATCTCCATCCGTACCCTGCGCAACAAGCTGCGCCAGTATACCGACGAGGGGATTCCTGTTCCCATGCCCGGTTCCGGCGGCCTCGACCCTGCCGGTCAAAAAGCCTATTGA